The following proteins come from a genomic window of Yinghuangia sp. ASG 101:
- a CDS encoding methyltransferase domain-containing protein — protein MTDSIEVEAATLRALLVERMQTAGHAQQPDVAEAFRQEPRHVYAPRFTRSRQNQDGAWTSDEVTRDDPNWLTEVYTDQVLLTSAWPNPLSSSTVPSLMADMHEALDVSAGTTVIEIGTGTGYNAALLGRLVGDENVVTVDVASELVDAARGALDAAGHAAVTVVLADGGSRDVLRHGSADRLIATCAVDRIPDSWRLAVCPGGRIVAPLGAGVAVLDIAEDRSAEGRFLPTGAYFMQLRAPGGDVMPTRPTNPDGPAEPCGMPPSAWDDTGFSFLVSLSLSSDDVLTDTPEVGELVIWHRDGSIAHIFANGTARQAGPRRLADLLAGLWQSYAEQGEPMREAYRIAIDADGEHTIVVEADGRVWPVRAL, from the coding sequence GTGACCGACTCCATCGAAGTCGAAGCCGCAACGTTGCGAGCGCTCTTGGTTGAGCGCATGCAGACGGCCGGACACGCGCAACAGCCGGACGTCGCAGAGGCGTTCCGGCAAGAACCCCGCCACGTCTACGCGCCTCGGTTCACGCGCAGTCGCCAGAACCAAGACGGCGCGTGGACCAGTGATGAGGTGACCCGCGACGACCCGAACTGGCTGACCGAGGTCTATACCGATCAGGTGCTCCTGACCTCGGCGTGGCCGAATCCCCTGTCCTCGTCCACCGTCCCATCGCTCATGGCCGACATGCATGAAGCACTTGATGTCAGCGCCGGGACGACTGTGATCGAGATCGGTACCGGCACCGGGTACAACGCCGCTCTGCTCGGCCGGTTGGTGGGTGACGAGAACGTTGTGACGGTCGATGTCGCGTCCGAGCTTGTCGACGCAGCTCGCGGTGCGCTTGATGCCGCGGGGCACGCGGCTGTCACGGTTGTCCTGGCAGACGGCGGCAGCCGCGACGTTCTTCGCCACGGAAGCGCCGACCGCCTGATCGCCACATGCGCTGTCGATCGGATCCCGGACTCGTGGCGCCTCGCCGTATGTCCCGGCGGACGCATCGTCGCACCGCTCGGTGCGGGTGTTGCCGTGCTGGACATCGCTGAAGACCGCAGTGCCGAAGGGAGGTTCCTTCCAACCGGTGCGTACTTCATGCAACTCCGCGCTCCCGGTGGCGACGTCATGCCGACGCGCCCCACGAACCCGGATGGTCCGGCGGAACCGTGCGGGATGCCGCCGAGCGCCTGGGACGACACCGGGTTCTCGTTCCTCGTGTCGTTGTCGCTTTCGTCCGACGATGTGTTGACCGACACGCCGGAAGTCGGCGAGTTGGTCATTTGGCACCGGGACGGTTCGATCGCCCACATCTTCGCGAACGGGACCGCGCGGCAAGCCGGTCCCCGGCGACTGGCCGACCTGTTGGCGGGGCTCTGGCAGAGCTACGCAGAGCAGGGGGAGCCGATGCGTGAGGCGTACCGCATCGCGATCGACGCGGACGGCGAGCACACCATCGTTGTCGAGGCTGACGGCCGTGTCTGGCCGGTTCGCGCGCTTTGA
- a CDS encoding LCP family protein, with the protein MNSWPPGWAEEDGLRGGPRRGGGESPPPAESGAPDADPTAVLPRDRLGRPISPPGAVPNRPEGTLPASGGAGPPAAPHAAPLPPDAQPTRALPGNARQGGYPPQPSPQEAAARAGIGDDDARTVPPRPLGRPGGPDGPDGPDSPGGPEAPKPPRGKPNWKKRVLIGVTVFLAVVLLFLTGTYFWLDSKIRHEDVLGNYDGRPAATAGTTWLIVGSDSREGLSDDEKREFKTGDAEGKRTDSMMLLHKGKGGTTLISLPRDSYVDIPAYEKGDVKVPAQKNKLNAAYAFGGAPLLARTVEMATGMRLDHYAEVGFGGFVGIVDSLDGVDLCLDKPIKDKKSGADLPAGCQTLNGKESLSFVRARYFDPTSDLGRMQRQQQFLAALAKKAKSPSVLLNPFKGFPMADAALSAVIVDNDTGLFDLYDLFKDMGSLSGKKGGTITVPIANPDYDPPGEVGSSVLWNDKKATALFDALREDREVPR; encoded by the coding sequence ATGAATTCATGGCCGCCCGGCTGGGCCGAAGAGGACGGGCTCCGCGGAGGTCCGCGACGCGGTGGCGGGGAGTCCCCGCCCCCCGCGGAGTCCGGTGCGCCCGACGCCGATCCGACCGCGGTGCTGCCGCGCGACCGGCTCGGCCGCCCGATATCCCCGCCCGGCGCGGTTCCGAACCGGCCGGAGGGCACGCTCCCCGCATCCGGTGGCGCCGGCCCTCCGGCGGCACCGCACGCCGCGCCGCTCCCGCCCGACGCGCAACCGACGCGAGCCCTGCCCGGGAACGCGCGGCAGGGCGGGTATCCGCCGCAGCCGTCGCCGCAGGAGGCCGCCGCGCGGGCGGGTATCGGCGATGACGACGCGCGGACGGTCCCGCCGCGCCCGCTCGGCCGTCCCGGAGGCCCCGACGGACCGGACGGGCCCGACTCCCCCGGCGGTCCGGAAGCACCGAAACCCCCGCGCGGCAAGCCGAACTGGAAGAAGCGCGTCCTCATCGGCGTGACCGTGTTCCTCGCGGTCGTCCTGCTCTTCCTCACCGGCACGTACTTCTGGCTCGACTCCAAGATCCGCCACGAGGACGTGCTGGGGAACTACGACGGCCGCCCGGCCGCCACCGCCGGTACGACGTGGCTCATCGTCGGCTCGGACTCGCGCGAGGGCCTCAGCGACGACGAGAAACGCGAGTTCAAGACGGGCGACGCGGAGGGCAAGCGCACCGACTCGATGATGCTGCTGCACAAGGGCAAGGGCGGGACGACGCTCATCAGCCTGCCGCGCGACTCGTACGTGGACATCCCGGCGTACGAGAAGGGCGACGTCAAGGTCCCGGCGCAGAAGAACAAGCTCAACGCGGCCTACGCGTTCGGCGGCGCGCCGCTGCTGGCCCGGACCGTCGAGATGGCCACCGGTATGCGGCTCGACCACTATGCCGAGGTCGGCTTCGGGGGCTTCGTCGGCATCGTCGACTCGCTGGACGGCGTCGACCTGTGCCTCGACAAGCCCATCAAGGACAAGAAGTCCGGCGCCGACCTCCCGGCCGGCTGCCAGACCCTGAACGGCAAGGAATCGCTGTCGTTCGTCCGGGCCCGCTACTTCGACCCCACCTCGGACCTGGGCCGCATGCAGCGCCAGCAGCAGTTCCTCGCGGCGCTCGCGAAGAAGGCGAAGTCCCCGTCCGTGCTGCTCAACCCGTTCAAGGGCTTCCCGATGGCGGACGCCGCCCTGAGCGCGGTGATCGTCGACAACGACACCGGCCTCTTCGACCTGTACGACCTGTTCAAGGACATGGGCTCGTTGTCCGGCAAGAAGGGCGGCACGATCACCGTCCCGATCGCCAACCCGGACTACGACCCGCCGGGCGAGGTCGGCTCGTCGGTCCTGTGGAACGACAAGAAGGCCACCGCCCTCTTCGACGCCCTCAGGGAGGACAGGGAGGTCCCGCGCTGA
- a CDS encoding LCP family protein — protein MAARGRTTRTPPPAPPRRRWGLALTGFLAVAILVTSGIGWAWVKYMDGKLHRVNPFSSSQSRPDTGAADDLNFLIVGTDSREGVPRKTLNQLHAGGESCDCTDTMMIVHLSAKRDKATVVSIPRDSYVALPAHKDKNTGKDMPETRGKINAAYTRGGPALTVAAVERATNIRIDHYIEVNFLAFVGVVDKLGGVEMCSPIPLKDPKSGLDLPAGTSHLDGVRSLQYVRSRYLPSDPTGDIGRTERQQKFMSQILARATSTGTLANPVKLQGVLDAVFSSITVDEGLSVKGLLDLGTKLKGLSNSGVTYAQIPLASMDHQVGGWGSTVLWDDAKARVLFDAIRDDRDLAEPSKPASPSASPAASEPPGPAAVEVAPSEVFVQVYNGTATTGLGARVHADLSAAGFPMNAAARDGSTLGISGIEQTLIRYDPRWNRSVQTVAAALPGSRLEPVEGLGRTIEVVVGSSYAGVTPVAAAATASQPPAPTPGAGSGAPSASPPIETTTGDKVVCD, from the coding sequence ATGGCGGCACGCGGCAGGACGACACGAACCCCTCCCCCCGCTCCTCCCAGACGCCGCTGGGGCCTGGCCCTGACCGGTTTTCTCGCCGTCGCCATCCTGGTGACCAGCGGGATCGGCTGGGCGTGGGTCAAGTACATGGACGGCAAGCTGCACCGCGTCAATCCGTTCTCGAGCTCGCAGTCGCGGCCTGACACGGGCGCGGCGGACGACCTCAACTTCCTGATCGTCGGCACCGACAGCCGCGAGGGCGTGCCGCGCAAGACGCTCAACCAGCTGCACGCGGGCGGTGAAAGCTGCGACTGCACCGACACGATGATGATCGTGCACCTCAGCGCGAAGCGCGACAAGGCGACCGTGGTGAGCATTCCGCGCGACAGCTACGTGGCGCTGCCCGCGCACAAGGACAAGAACACCGGCAAGGACATGCCGGAGACGCGGGGCAAGATAAACGCCGCGTACACGCGTGGCGGGCCCGCCCTGACCGTCGCGGCCGTCGAGCGCGCGACGAACATCCGGATCGACCACTACATAGAGGTCAATTTCCTGGCGTTCGTGGGCGTCGTCGACAAGCTCGGCGGGGTGGAGATGTGCTCGCCGATCCCGCTCAAGGACCCCAAGTCCGGGCTCGACCTGCCGGCCGGCACGTCGCACCTGGACGGCGTCCGGTCGCTCCAGTACGTCCGCTCCCGCTACCTGCCGAGCGACCCGACCGGCGACATCGGCCGCACCGAGCGCCAGCAGAAGTTCATGTCGCAGATCCTGGCCCGCGCGACGAGCACGGGAACGCTGGCCAACCCGGTGAAGCTCCAGGGCGTGCTGGACGCGGTCTTCTCGTCGATCACGGTCGACGAGGGCCTGAGCGTCAAGGGGCTGCTCGATCTCGGCACGAAGCTGAAGGGCCTGTCGAACTCGGGTGTCACGTACGCGCAGATCCCGCTCGCGTCGATGGACCACCAGGTGGGGGGCTGGGGTTCGACGGTGCTGTGGGACGACGCGAAGGCGCGCGTGCTCTTCGACGCGATCCGCGACGACCGCGACCTCGCCGAGCCGTCGAAGCCCGCGTCGCCGTCCGCGAGCCCGGCCGCGTCCGAGCCGCCCGGCCCGGCGGCGGTCGAGGTCGCGCCGTCCGAGGTGTTCGTCCAGGTCTACAACGGCACCGCCACCACGGGCCTCGGCGCCCGCGTCCACGCGGACCTGTCCGCCGCCGGCTTCCCCATGAACGCCGCCGCCCGCGACGGGTCGACGCTCGGCATCAGCGGGATCGAGCAGACGCTGATCCGCTACGACCCGCGCTGGAACCGCTCGGTGCAGACCGTCGCGGCGGCCCTGCCCGGTTCGAGACTCGAACCCGTCGAGGGCCTGGGCCGCACCATCGAGGTCGTCGTCGGCTCGTCGTACGCGGGCGTCACCCCCGTCGCCGCCGCCGCCACGGCCTCGCAGCCACCCGCCCCGACCCCGGGCGCGGGATCCGGCGCACCCTCCGCCTCGCCGCCCATCGAGACCACGACGGGCGACAAGGTCGTGTGCGACTGA
- a CDS encoding glycosyltransferase family 2 protein → MPPTPPVSVVMPVLNESRHLEEAVRRALAQDYPGEIELVIALGPSTDDTDAIAARLAEADPRVRTVPNPSGRTPAALNAAISAARHPVVVRVDGHGILPPDYVSVAVDLLSDTGAANVGGIMDAEGTTPFEKAVAAAMTSKLGVGNARFHTGGGAGPSDTVYLGVFRRDILDKLGGYNEEFVRAQDWELNYRIRQAGHLVWFSPDLRVSYRPRPTVKALARQYFDYGRWRRVVTRHHKGSVNPRYLAAPAALIGVVAGTVAGAAGFRPAFALPAGYAAAIVGGSLWEGRGLEFSARVRLPVAMATMHGAWAAGFLSSPRSLAEQVAASSPDAAGAPESAAP, encoded by the coding sequence CTGCCGCCGACGCCGCCGGTATCGGTCGTCATGCCGGTGCTGAACGAGTCACGGCACCTGGAAGAGGCGGTGCGCCGCGCGCTCGCCCAGGACTATCCCGGCGAGATCGAACTGGTGATCGCGCTGGGGCCGTCGACCGACGACACCGACGCCATCGCCGCCCGGCTCGCCGAGGCCGACCCCCGCGTGCGTACCGTGCCCAATCCGAGCGGGCGCACTCCCGCGGCCCTGAACGCCGCGATCAGCGCGGCCCGGCACCCCGTCGTCGTCCGCGTCGACGGCCACGGGATCCTGCCGCCCGACTACGTCAGCGTCGCCGTCGACCTGCTGAGCGACACCGGCGCCGCCAACGTCGGCGGGATCATGGACGCCGAGGGCACCACGCCGTTCGAGAAGGCCGTCGCCGCCGCGATGACGTCCAAACTCGGGGTGGGCAACGCGCGTTTCCACACCGGAGGCGGTGCCGGCCCCTCGGACACCGTCTACCTCGGCGTGTTCCGCCGCGACATCCTGGACAAACTCGGCGGCTACAACGAGGAGTTCGTCCGCGCGCAGGACTGGGAGCTGAACTACCGCATCCGGCAGGCCGGGCACCTGGTCTGGTTCTCGCCCGACCTGCGCGTCTCGTACCGGCCCCGGCCGACCGTCAAGGCGCTCGCCCGGCAGTACTTCGACTACGGGCGCTGGCGGCGCGTCGTGACCCGCCACCACAAGGGCTCGGTCAACCCCCGCTACCTCGCCGCCCCCGCCGCGCTCATCGGCGTCGTCGCGGGCACGGTCGCGGGCGCGGCGGGATTCCGCCCCGCGTTCGCGCTGCCCGCCGGGTACGCCGCCGCGATCGTCGGCGGATCGCTGTGGGAGGGCCGCGGGCTGGAGTTCTCCGCACGCGTACGCCTCCCGGTCGCGATGGCCACCATGCACGGCGCGTGGGCCGCCGGCTTCCTCAGCAGCCCGCGGAGCCTCGCCGAGCAGGTCGCCGCGAGCAGCCCCGACGCCGCGGGAGCACCGGAGTCCGCGGCGCCGTGA
- a CDS encoding glycosyltransferase encodes MNILMLVITTVATDTRVVREASTLADAGHHVHVIGRGVPEEWTPPPGVTVSSVGGASVFQKAGAPVGAERAGRRLPPHMRAARWALLPQHRASAFAAWARAARGDARARAFDVVHAHDFNTLELGAELARERGVPLVYDTHELWSGRPRVGRPTPVRAAREAKIEGELGHRAAAVITVGAGVADALRARYGWRHVTVVQNTFPSGTAAADVAIPDAPEGAVYAGRIAPYREIEAIVGAARGLPDVRVTLVGPADETYLAALDRGPCDVRTALPVDEVDALLRRAGLALVTHSDRWENHRLAMPNKLFHAIRAGVPVVATDVQELARVVREHGLGTLYRPGDAASLAAAIREARDRYPELLAGVRAAEPLLSWEHDAKVLLGVYAALPAPA; translated from the coding sequence GTGAACATCCTGATGCTCGTCATCACCACCGTCGCCACCGACACCCGCGTCGTCCGCGAGGCCTCGACCCTCGCGGACGCCGGGCACCACGTGCACGTCATCGGCCGCGGCGTCCCCGAGGAATGGACGCCGCCGCCCGGCGTCACGGTGTCGTCGGTCGGCGGCGCGTCGGTGTTCCAGAAGGCCGGCGCACCCGTCGGCGCCGAACGCGCCGGCCGCCGGCTCCCGCCGCACATGCGCGCCGCGCGCTGGGCCCTGCTCCCGCAGCACCGCGCCTCCGCGTTCGCCGCGTGGGCCCGTGCCGCCCGCGGCGACGCCCGCGCCCGCGCCTTCGACGTCGTCCACGCCCACGACTTCAACACCCTCGAACTCGGCGCCGAACTCGCCCGCGAACGCGGCGTCCCCCTCGTCTACGACACCCACGAACTGTGGTCCGGCCGCCCGCGCGTGGGCCGCCCCACGCCCGTGCGCGCCGCACGCGAGGCCAAAATCGAGGGCGAACTGGGCCACCGCGCCGCCGCCGTGATCACGGTCGGCGCGGGCGTCGCCGACGCGCTGCGCGCGCGCTACGGCTGGCGGCACGTCACCGTCGTCCAGAACACCTTCCCGTCCGGGACGGCCGCCGCCGACGTGGCGATCCCGGACGCACCCGAAGGAGCCGTGTACGCGGGCCGCATCGCCCCCTACCGCGAGATCGAGGCCATCGTCGGGGCCGCGCGCGGCCTGCCCGACGTCCGCGTCACGCTCGTCGGGCCCGCCGACGAGACCTACCTCGCCGCCCTCGACCGCGGCCCCTGCGACGTCCGCACCGCTCTGCCCGTCGACGAGGTCGACGCGCTGCTGCGCCGCGCCGGCCTGGCCCTGGTCACCCACTCCGACCGGTGGGAGAACCACCGGCTCGCGATGCCCAACAAGCTCTTCCACGCGATACGAGCCGGAGTCCCGGTCGTGGCCACCGACGTCCAGGAACTCGCGCGCGTGGTCCGCGAACACGGCCTCGGCACGCTCTACCGTCCCGGCGACGCCGCCTCGTTGGCCGCCGCGATCCGCGAAGCCCGCGACCGCTACCCGGAGTTGCTCGCCGGCGTCCGCGCCGCCGAACCGCTCCTGTCGTGGGAACACGACGCGAAGGTCCTTCTCGGCGTGTACGCCGCGCTCCCCGCCCCCGCCTGA
- a CDS encoding glycosyltransferase family protein → MTPLRVLYAPRDIAGQPSTWARGLRELGTHAEVWSFGEPAFGLVPDRVWDTDRLLADPGYRWQVLDRAVRGFDVFHFQYGRSLLNAHEPQLPALWDVPLLRSLGKKVFMHWHGSDVRLRSVHMEREPDSYLKDAVVDETRIHAMVEIARRHCDRMFVSTPGLLDYVPDAELVPLAIDASAWRTERGPEPRVPVVVHLPSKRATKGSHLVDAALRPLHDEGAVEYRPLSGLSHAQVKAEFARADMIVDSLTIGDHGMVSVEAMACGAIAIAHVHERNRARVPGCPVVEAVGADLGDVVRRLADDPGERARLRAESVAWVAARHDVATVARQLLDAYHEPPVKVVADRPDWPVVEGRGRITALEAEVSRLRQALGEQGGRDAITPPRTVRDRVEDNPHVHLLVRRMDGMRRRAQVKMVKLGALRRRS, encoded by the coding sequence ATGACGCCACTCCGGGTGCTCTACGCCCCCCGCGACATCGCCGGACAACCGAGCACGTGGGCGCGCGGGCTGCGGGAACTCGGCACGCACGCCGAGGTGTGGAGCTTCGGCGAACCGGCGTTCGGCCTCGTCCCCGACCGCGTGTGGGACACCGACCGGCTGCTCGCCGACCCCGGCTACCGCTGGCAGGTCCTCGACCGCGCGGTGCGCGGCTTCGACGTCTTCCACTTCCAGTACGGCCGCTCCCTCCTCAACGCCCACGAGCCGCAACTGCCCGCGCTGTGGGACGTACCGCTGCTGCGCTCGCTCGGCAAGAAGGTCTTCATGCACTGGCACGGCTCCGACGTGCGCCTGCGCAGCGTGCACATGGAGCGCGAACCCGACTCGTACCTCAAGGACGCGGTCGTCGACGAGACCCGCATCCACGCCATGGTGGAGATCGCGCGGCGGCACTGCGACCGCATGTTCGTCTCCACCCCCGGGCTGCTCGACTACGTGCCGGACGCCGAACTCGTGCCGCTCGCCATCGACGCGAGCGCGTGGCGCACCGAGCGCGGCCCCGAGCCGCGCGTGCCCGTCGTCGTCCACCTGCCCTCCAAGCGCGCCACCAAGGGCTCGCACCTCGTGGACGCCGCGCTGCGGCCCCTGCACGACGAGGGCGCCGTCGAGTACCGCCCGCTCTCCGGGCTGTCGCACGCCCAGGTCAAAGCCGAGTTCGCGCGCGCCGACATGATCGTCGACAGCCTGACCATCGGCGACCACGGCATGGTGTCCGTCGAGGCCATGGCCTGCGGCGCGATCGCCATCGCACACGTCCACGAGCGCAACCGCGCGCGCGTGCCCGGCTGCCCGGTGGTCGAGGCGGTCGGCGCCGATCTCGGCGACGTCGTACGCCGCCTCGCCGACGACCCCGGGGAACGCGCCCGGCTGCGCGCCGAGTCCGTCGCGTGGGTCGCCGCCCGCCACGATGTCGCCACCGTGGCACGGCAGTTGCTCGACGCCTACCACGAACCCCCGGTCAAGGTCGTCGCCGACCGCCCCGACTGGCCCGTCGTCGAGGGCCGCGGCCGGATCACCGCGCTGGAGGCGGAGGTCTCGCGGCTGCGCCAAGCGCTCGGCGAACAAGGGGGCCGGGACGCCATCACGCCGCCGCGCACCGTGCGCGACCGCGTCGAGGACAACCCGCACGTCCACCTGCTGGTGCGGCGCATGGACGGAATGCGGCGGCGAGCCCAGGTCAAAATGGTCAAACTGGGCGCCCTGCGGAGGCGTTCCTGA
- a CDS encoding glycosyltransferase family 4 protein has product MSEAEATTPGGDRKRRLAVMVVSNFVDGDSRVQKTARSVADAGWEVVLLGRARGTAREEYTLGGARVIRVPLRMTAQTYRKDNPPRGVAGRLGYRSGEQARMRVDARRALRADLEVERRIAALGDPDLTSRLRLGGLTAADRARGYWIEARRRLYERSAAKAKQPGGRTRIAVGLGRDGGAWLTQPQLVDYDTAFSPVIAELRPDLLHAHDFDTIGLVVRSGLKLRGAGHPVKIVYDAHEYIAGWERPGDPAFRPAMSAQERKYIKLADGVITVSDAIADLLRTDHGLDTPPTVVCNAPTVAELAAGDDADAVPDVREAAGLGPDVPLMVYAGMTAPERGLDTAVEALPRLPGVHFAMVTARNPYVDALERKATALGVADRLHILPYVKPQQVVAHLAAGTLGVVTSLHSPNYELSLPSKYYEYLNARLPLVVSDLRTVGAFTRDQGIGEVYPAGDAAAFAAAVRTVLADRGRYTKPYEGDLLARHTWEAQVPELLGLYERLVG; this is encoded by the coding sequence GTGAGTGAGGCCGAGGCGACCACGCCCGGAGGCGACCGGAAGCGACGGCTCGCGGTCATGGTCGTCAGCAACTTCGTCGACGGCGACTCGCGGGTGCAGAAGACCGCGCGCTCGGTCGCCGACGCGGGCTGGGAGGTGGTGCTGCTCGGCCGCGCCCGGGGCACCGCACGCGAGGAGTACACCCTCGGCGGCGCGCGCGTGATCCGCGTCCCGCTGCGCATGACGGCGCAGACGTACCGCAAGGACAACCCGCCGCGCGGCGTCGCCGGCCGGCTCGGCTACCGCTCCGGCGAACAGGCCCGCATGCGCGTCGACGCCCGCCGCGCGCTGCGCGCCGACCTCGAAGTCGAGCGCCGGATCGCCGCCCTCGGCGACCCCGACCTCACCTCGCGGCTCCGGCTCGGCGGGCTGACCGCCGCCGACCGCGCCCGCGGCTACTGGATCGAGGCGCGCCGCAGGCTGTACGAGCGGTCCGCCGCGAAGGCCAAGCAGCCCGGCGGCCGGACGCGGATCGCGGTGGGCCTCGGCCGCGACGGCGGAGCATGGCTCACACAGCCCCAACTCGTCGACTACGACACGGCGTTCTCGCCGGTCATCGCCGAACTGCGGCCCGACCTGCTGCACGCGCACGACTTCGACACCATCGGGCTCGTCGTCCGGTCCGGGCTCAAGCTGCGCGGCGCCGGGCACCCGGTGAAGATCGTCTACGACGCGCACGAGTACATCGCGGGCTGGGAGCGCCCCGGCGACCCCGCGTTCCGTCCCGCGATGTCGGCCCAGGAACGCAAATACATCAAGCTCGCGGACGGCGTCATCACCGTCTCCGACGCCATCGCCGACCTCCTGCGCACCGACCACGGCCTCGACACGCCGCCGACCGTCGTGTGCAACGCCCCCACCGTCGCCGAACTCGCGGCGGGCGACGACGCCGACGCGGTCCCGGACGTGCGCGAGGCGGCCGGTCTCGGACCCGACGTGCCGCTCATGGTCTACGCCGGGATGACCGCCCCCGAGCGCGGCCTCGACACCGCCGTCGAGGCGCTGCCGCGGCTGCCCGGCGTCCACTTCGCGATGGTCACCGCCCGCAATCCGTACGTCGACGCGCTGGAACGGAAGGCGACCGCCCTCGGCGTCGCCGACCGGCTGCACATCCTGCCGTACGTCAAACCCCAGCAGGTCGTCGCCCACCTGGCCGCCGGGACGCTGGGCGTCGTCACGTCGCTGCACTCGCCGAACTACGAACTCTCCCTGCCCAGCAAGTACTACGAATACCTCAACGCCCGCCTCCCGCTGGTGGTCTCCGACCTGCGCACGGTCGGCGCGTTCACCCGCGACCAGGGCATCGGCGAGGTCTACCCGGCGGGCGACGCCGCCGCCTTCGCCGCCGCGGTACGCACGGTGCTGGCGGACCGCGGGCGCTACACGAAGCCGTACGAGGGCGATCTGCTCGCCCGCCACACCTGGGAGGCGCAAGTCCCCGAACTCCTGGGCCTGTACGAGCGGTTGGTCGGCTGA